The following proteins are encoded in a genomic region of Glycine soja cultivar W05 chromosome 17, ASM419377v2, whole genome shotgun sequence:
- the LOC114392395 gene encoding zinc finger protein 346-like produces the protein MEFKYRDGQIRRTPSPLRSPLPSNSYVSNRPLHGCDFASGGFPSNVSAPRVFPMIMPINVNGVFQRELEKEKIWRELEKEKIRREIIAREMAFAQRRELEDEVRKEMELERTFRIPMQRSEGIAFREPISESINHSRLNNITMFGGLPFHLSSQASKQIHTDNIQFDNKEASNSKDKVIILNKPDDHCGEKRKAVTLAIDDNESLQKKVKKEWTCELCQISTTSEKGLNDHIQGKKHKANKESTRTQKIGLDSRSERETLHPCLTPANDQNETTTIKQAQETSAPSKGKKFEFWCELCQVQTHSEIVTQSHKNGKKHLRNMKKLNHNNDGVANLG, from the exons ATGGAGTTCAAATATCGTGATGGTCAAATCCGAAGGACACCATCACCATTACGGAGCCCTCTTCCTTCCAACTCCTATGTCTCCAATCGCCCATTACATG GGTGTGACTTTGCATCAGGTGGCTTTCCTAGCAATGTTTCAGCGCCTAGAGTTTTCCCAATGATCATGCCGATCAATGTCAACGGAGTATTCCAACGAGAGttggagaaagagaaaatatggCGAGAGCTAGAGAAGGAAAAAATCAGGAGAGAAATCATTGCTCGTGAGATGGCTTTTGCACAACGACGAGAGTTGGAAGACGAAGTGAGAAAGGAAATGGAATTAGAGAGAACATTCAGAATCCCGATGCAAAGATCAGAGGGGATTGCATTTCGAGAACCAATTTCAGAGTCTATTAATCATAGTCGGTTGAATAACATTACCATGTTTGGTGGGCTACCATTCCATTTATCGTCCCAAGCTTCTAAGCAAATTCACACGGATAATATCCAATTTGATAACAAAGAAGCTTCTAATAGCAAGGATAAAGTGATTATATTG AATAAGCCAGATGATCATTGTGGAGAAAAGCGCAAAGCAGTAACACTTGCAATTGATGACAATGAGAGTCTACAGAAGAAAGTCAAGAAGGAGTGGACTTGCGAGTTGTGTCAAATTTCTACAACAAGTGAGAAAGGCTTGAATGATCATATTCAAGGGAAAAAACATAAGGCTAACAAAGAATCCACTAGAACTCAAAAAATAG GGCTGGATTCAAGATCAGAAAGAGAAACACTTCATCCTTGTTTAACACCCGCGAACGATCAAAATGAAACAACTACTATTAAACAAGCACAGGAAACAAGCGCACCGTCAAAAgggaagaaatttgaattttggtgtgaGCTTTGTCAAGTTCAAACTCATTCAGAAATTGTCACGCAAAGTCATAAGAATGGAAAAAAACACTTGAGAAATATGAAGAAATTGAATCACAACAATGATGGTGTTGCAAATCTTGGATAA
- the LOC114392159 gene encoding uncharacterized protein LOC114392159, which translates to MEFKYRAAQDRRTSSPLPYPLSTGTYVSDRPLRGCEFSSGGYPGNVPAPRVFLTPVPVNAGEAFRRELEKKQIRREILAREMTRRRELEEEVRREIALERVLGIPFRERAWVSLNQDQGMNNPVNNNIFGGSQPSLSPQIDISRQQTNKDKVIILFS; encoded by the exons ATGGAATTCAAATATCGTGCTGCCCAAGATCGAAGGACATCATCACCACTGCCGTACCCTCTTTCCACTGGCACCTACGTCTCCGATCGCCCATTACGAG GGTGTGAGTTTTCGTCAGGTGGTTATCCCGGCAATGTTCCGGCTCCTAGAGTTTTCCTAACGCCGGTGCCAGTCAATGCCGGAGAAGCGTTCCGGCGAGAGTTGGAGAAAAAGCAAATCAGGAGAGAAATACTTGCCCGCGAGATGACGCGACGACGAGAACTGGAGGAGGAAGTCAGGAGGGAAATAGCACTAGAGAGGGTGTTGGGAATCCCGTTTCGAGAACGAGCTTGGGTGTCTTTGAATCAGGATCAAGGAATGAACAACCCGGTTAATAACAACATATTTGGTGGGTCACAACCTTCACTGTCCCCTCAAATTGATATCAGCAGACAACAGACGAACAAGGATAAAGTGATCATACTATTTAGTTAG